The nucleotide sequence CATTCGGCGGTGCATATTTCGTATGAGGAGCGAAACCCGATGCCCGATCCAACGTACACTCGCGAGCAGGAATTCGAGGATGTCCAGCGAGCGCTAGCGGGACAGTACTCGCTTCATCGCGAACTGGGCCGCGGTGGAATGGGCGTGGTGTATCTCGCGCGCGAGGTCGAGCTGGATCGATTCGTCGCGATAAAGGTGCTTCCGGCAGCGCTCGCGCTTCGCGCCGACATGCGCGAGCGGTTCATGCGTGAGGCACGCGCATCCGCGCGGCTTTCGCATCCCAACATCGTGCCAATCTTCCGCGTTGGCGAGCAGAACGGCGTCGCGTTCTTCTCGATGGCATATGTCGACGGCGAATCACTCGGCGAGCGACTTCGTTCGCGCGGCGTTCTGCCCCCTCGCGAAGTGACTCGCATTCTCCGTGATGCCGCGTGGGCGCTCGCGTATGCGCATGCCCAGGGCGTCGTGCATCGTGACGTCAAGCCCGACAACATCCTTATAGAGCGTGACAGCGAGCGAGTGTTCGTCACGGACTTCGGGATCGCCGCTGTTGAAGATGCAGCGACGGCCATTACGGGGGCACACGAGGTCGTCGGGACCGCGCAGTACATGTCGCCGGAGCAGGCGTCGTCGGGCGCAATTGACGGACGCGCGGATCTGTATTCACTGGGCATCATAGGATTTCTTGCCACTACAGGTCGGCTTCCATTCGATGGCAGGACTGCCGCAGTTGTCATCGCCAAGCAGGTATCGGAACCCGCACCATCGATGGCGCGAGAGACCGGGGTTCCGGCGCAGCTTGCCGCAGTGATCGACAGAGTTCTGCGCAAGGATCCCGCCGAGCGATTTGCCAACGGTGAAGCGATGGCCGAGGCGTTGAGCGAGAGCACGATCCCGACACGCCGGCTGCCGCCCGCGCTGCGACTCTGGGTGGACAATCGCGATCCGATGCGTGTGCCGTACAGCGCGTGGTCCTTCGCATTTGGTTTCGGGGCGGTGGTGACGATTGTTCGCGGTCATTCCGGTTGGCTTCCGCTGATCGGGATGGCTGCATTGCCACTCATTCCGCACCTGATCTTCCGCGCGCGTCAAACACGACGCGTGTTGAGTGCGGGACATGGTGTGGAAGACATGCAGTTCGCGCTGGCCGAGGTCAACGATCGCCGACGGGAGGAGATGAGCATCGAGCTGCACGAGGGGCAGACGCCGGCGCTCAAGTTTCTGCGGGCGATCACGACTGCGGTCGTGGTGGCCGACGTCGGACTCGTCATCGGCGCGCAGAGTGTCTCGAACGCGTTCCTCAAGGCATTCTATCAGAACCATACCATCGCGATGCGTGCGGGTTTCGCGGCAGCCGTTCTACTGCCGCTCATTCTGATTCCGATGAGCATGGCGCTCGGCGTACCATTGCTCGGCCGCCGATTCAAGAACTTCAATTCCGGGACGTTGCGCGAGCGGTTGTGGAACAGTCGCGTCGGCATTGCGATCGCAAAGTGGCTTCGCCCGAAAAACACCAGGCCGGCAGCCGCGTTCGTGTCGCAGCCCACCGAAGTCGCGCTCGGCAGCGCGGCGGGCAATCTCTTTACTGCATTGCCGCAGACCGTTCGCGATCAGTTTCCGGAATTGCCCAGCGTCGTGAGCGGGCTCGAAGCTCACGCTGCCAAGTGCAGAGTCAGGATTCAGGAACTGGATCGGTTGTACAACGAGGCGATCAACGACACCGCAATCTCGCGGCTTCGCGGTGCCGATCCATTGAGCGAGGACACGAGTATATCAGCGCAGCGCAAGCAGACCGTGGATGAGCTCGACGCTGCGCGCGGAATTGCACGAGCTGATCTGGCGCACACGGTGGCCGCACTGGAATCGATACGACTCGATCTTCTCAAGATGCACGCTGGCGGCGATGCGTCGCGCCAGATCGCTACGTCGATCGAAGCGGCGCGTGAGCTCAAGCATGGACTGGAGCTCGCGCTCTCGGCGAAGCATGAAGTGAGCTCGATATTGCGACCGTCGGCTGCCGAGTAGGGCGCGGATGCTCCCCGGGCGCGGATATATCCGCGCCCTACGTCCCCTGGCGGTTCTCCGCGGTCGCGTCCAGACTGCGCCATAGATACCACGACGCAATCGTGCGATGCGGTGCCCATTTCGCACCGACCTCGAGCACGCGCTTTGGAGTTGGAAGCTTGCGCATTTGGTAGGCGCGCTGAATTCCCTTCTGGATTCCGAGATCGAGATCCGGGAGCACATCCGGGCGTCCGAGACGGAACATGAGGAACATCTGCGCCGTCCAGCGCCCTATGCCTTTGATCGATGTGAGAGCCGTGATGATGTCGTCATCGGACAATTCATCCAGCTTGTCGATCGGCACGTCACCGGTGTGTACGCGGGTTGCGAGATCGCGCAGGTAGCCGATCTTCTGACGCGAGAGCCCGACAGCGCGCATTTGCTCGTCGGACAGGTCGATCAACTTGTGTGGGACGGGGGTCTCGTCGTCGAACAATGCCGCGAAACGGTTGTAGATGGTGGATGCGGCCTTGCCCGAGAGTTGCTGGAAAACGATCGAGCGCGTGATGGCCGTGAAGTGCGCCATGTGTTCGGCGGGCGCAAAGGTGCAGGGACCGATGGCATCGATGACAGCGGCGAGCTTGGGATCAGCCTTTCGGAGATGGGTGATGGCGCGTTTGTGGGACATGTGACGAAGTTATTCGATCCATCATTTGCGAGGAGCCGCCCGTATGCCGAGGGTGAGTGCGGCGCAGATCGTGCTTGCCGATGGGGGGCCGGCTCCGAATGAGCCGGATTTCGCATCAAAATTGTGATTCTCGCGGGGCGAATCAGGTGACTTTTACGGTATTGGCCCGCTAACTTTCAAGATTCATCCGAAACCAGGAGTAGCAGTAAATGACGATCTCGTTGCGCAGCGCCATTCCGGCGCTCCTGTGCGCGGCCGCCTATGCCGGCCTGGCCGGCGCCCAGGGAACGCCAGCGCCAGCCGCGCCGGCATGTGACCCGGGCGCGAGTCAGGCAGTCGCCAAGGCGACCTTGTTTCTTCAACAGGCTGCCGCGAGCGTCAATGCGAAGCAGGACGCCACCAAGCCTCTCAAGCTCGCGATCACGGCGCTGACGACACCGACCAAGGACGCAAAGGACGCCGCCGACTCTGTCGGACGGGCGTACTATCTGGGTCAGGCATACATCCTCATGTTGCAGCAGGCGGGGGTGCCGGCGTCCGGACCGCGCTCGACTTACGGAATAGCGACGCAGCCGACTGCGAACATCGACCTGCTCTCAGCCGCCGATTCCGCTTTCACCACTGTAGAGAAGGCACAGCCCGGCTGCAAATCGGAGATCGAGCAGTGGCGCGAACAGAAGCCGTGGCTCGAGTCTGTCAACGCCGCAATTGCGGCCGTCAACGCGGAGCACTACGACTCGGCTGAAGTTTACGCCAAGCGTGCACTGACGATCGACCGAAAGGCGCCGTACGCGTACACCGTGCTCGCATCAGTCGCGTCCAGCAAGAAGGATTACGCGACCGCAACCGCAATGATGCGCAAGGCGATCGAGGCCGCGAGCGCGGATACGATCTACAACGACGCGAAACAGAACGCGATGTATGATCTCGCGAATACACTGTCCACGCAATACGACGGAGCCACGGGCGCCGACAAGGCGACGATCGGCAAGCAGGCTATCGAAGCGTGGGAAGCATACATCCCCGTCGGCACGATGGACGCACGCGTGGGACATGCGCAGGCACTTGCGTCCCAGATCGCGCTCGCGATAAAGGACACCACCGAGTATGCGAAGATCTACGCGCCGGTTGCAGCGAATCCGGCCAGGTTCGGCGATCAGGCGCTGCTCAACGCTGGTGTAATCGCAACGCAGGCCGAAAAGCCCGACGACGCGATCAAGCTGTTCGCAACCGTGGTCGAGCGCAATCCATATCAGCGTGATGCGCTCAAGAATCTCGCGGCGAGTTATGTCGGCGCCAAGCAGCCGGAGAAAGTCGCGCCTGTCGTCGACAAGCTGGTTGCGCTGGATCCAAACAGCGCGTCGAACTGGTTGCTTTACGCGTACGGATATTCGGGAATGCTCAAGGAGACGAAGGATCCCAAGCTGACAAAGGCGTACACGGATTCGCTGGTGAAGTACAACACCAAGTCCGAGAAGATGACGCCGAACGTCGAGATCCAGCAGTTCGCCGTGGACAGCGCCGCCAAGTCGGCGACGCTCAGCGGAACGATCGAGAATCGTGGCGCGGCTGCCAAGTCGTACACGATGACGGTAGAGTTCCTGGACAGGAGCGGTACCGTTGTAGGGACGCAGTCGGTGACGGTTGGTCCGGTTGCACCGAAGGCTTCGGCACCGTTCAAGGCGACGGCGCAGGCAGCTGGTGTTGCGGGATACCGGTACAAGCCGATCGTGTAGTCTCGCGATCGACGTACCGCAGTATTATAAAAGGGGCTCACGGAACGTTCGTGAGCCCCTTTTGCAAATCCCGCGTTTCACACTCAGTGGGGTCATGATGACGTCGGCATTGTTCAAGAAGATGAACTTGAAGGATCAGAGTGAAATCGTCGTCGTGAATGCACCGGCGTCGTTCGAGCCCGAGCTGGCGACGCTTGGCTCCGTGGGCGTTGTGCGCGATCCGGGCAAGGTGAAGAAGATTGGATTTGCCATTGCGTTTGCGATTACGCAGACGGAACTGGATCGCGCATCCAAGGCGTTGAGTGCGAAGGCGGAAGGCGATGCAATCCTGTGGATTGCGTATCCCAAGGGAACGTCGAAGCGGTACAAGTGCGAGTTCAATCGGGATTCCGGGTGGACGGTGCTCAGTGACGCAGGATTCGAGAGTGTCCGGATGGTTGCGATAGACGAGGACTGGTCGGCGCTGAGATTTCGGAGAGGGGAGTATGTAAAGCGGTGACGATGTCGATTGCGCGTCCGCAGTTCCGTCATTCGGATGTGCAGCATCACAATCCACCCGACTCAGGAAATCCGACCATGCGTTACGCTCTTCTCATCCACTACCCGCAGCCCGCCGTCTCCACCCTTACCGCGGACCAAATCAAGGAAGGCATGGCCGCCTTCCAGGCCTACGCCAAGGCGCTCGACGACGCCGGCGTGCTGCTCTCCGCCGAGGTGCTCCAGACCATCGCCACCGCCACCAGCGTGTCGATGAAACAGGGCAAGCTCCAGGTGCAGGACGGTCCATTCGCTGATACGAAGGAAGCGTTTGCCGGCATCTTCATGCTCGACGTCCCCGACCTCGACGCCGCGCTTGCGTGGGCCGAAAAGTGCCCGGCGGCGCAGTGGGGCACGGTCGAGATCCGCCCATCGGGAGTCCGCTTCGTCGACGGCGCGTGGACGAGCGCGCGATGAAGCCGTCCCTTCTGTCATCGTGACTGCTCTCACCCGGCCGGGATCGCTTCCCGCATGACCCATGATGCCGCGGCGCGCGCCGAGGAACTGGCCCGCGCCGCGTACGGTCGCCTGCTCGCCGTCCTCGCTGCGAAGGACGGCGACATCGAGTCGGCCGAGGACTGCCTCGCCGAGGCCTTCGCGCAGGCGCTGTCCTCGTGGCCTGAGACGGGCGTCCCGCGCAACCCCGAAGCCTGGCTCCTCACCGTGGCGCGCAATCGTCGGCACGACCTTCGCCGCTCGGCGGCACACCGGCTGTCCGATTCGCTGGACGACGTCGCGCGCGGCGGTGCGCTGCCGGTCGTGGAGGAGCTCGACCCTGACGCGATCCCCGACCGGCGACTCGCACTGCTCTTCGTCTGTGCACACCCGGCGATCGATCCGGCTGTGCGCACGCCGCTCATGCTCCAGGCGGTGCTCGGCTTCGACGCCGATCAGATCGCGCGCGCGTTCGCGATACCGGCGGCGGCGATGGCGCAACGACTCGTGCGTGCCAAGCGCCGCATCCGCGACGCGCGCATCCCGTTCGTCGTACCCGAGCGCGGCCACATGCCGGAGCGCCTCGCGCCGGTACTCGAGGCGGTGTACGGCACCTACGCCATCGACTTCCCTCTCGTCGCCGGTACCGAGCTGCGCGATTCCCTCGCCGCCGAGTCGCACTATCTCGCCACCACTCTGGCCGAGTTGCTTCCGGAGGAGCCCGAGGCGCTGGGCCTTGCCGCGCTCATCTCGCTTTCTCTCGCGCGGGAACCCGCGCGCGGAACGGTTGGCGAGTTCATTCCGCTCGACGAGCAGGATTCGTCGCTGTGGGACGCGGAGCTCATCGCGCTCGGCGAGCGTCTGCTGCATCGCGCCCGCTCTCTCGGTGGCATGGGTCGCTTTCAGATCGAGGCGGCAATCCAGTCCGTCCACTGTGCGCGCGCGACCTCCGGCGTGACCGACTGGCATGCGCTGCTGACACTCCACACCGCGCTCGTGGTGATCGCGCCGACGCTCGGCGCGCGCGTCGCCCACGCGGCGGCGGTCGGGCGGGTCGAGGGCTCGCAGGCAGGGCTCGAGGCGCTCGACACGATCACCGATGACGCCGTGCAACGCTTACAGCCCGCGTGGGCGACGCGCGCGCACCTGCTCGCCGAGGCGGGACGTGCGGAAGCGGCGGCGGTGGCGTTCGAGCGTGCGCTCTCGCTCACGACGGACAACGGTGCACGCAGATACCTCGAGCGGCGACGCGCGCAACCGTCCGGCGCCAGCCGGTGACGGACGGTTGCGGTTCACAATGGACCGTGTAGGCTGTATGATCCGCAAACGCGCAGCGCCCTCAACCAGCTAGCCAAGCACCATGCCGAACTCAAAAACGTGTTTCTCGTGGACGTCGCGTCCCGTATTTCCGCTCGTGGCGGCGGCTGCCGCCCTCGCCTTGATGGGCCGCCCCGCCGCCGCGCAGGGACCAGTTGACGAGATCCAGGTCTACGACGCCGGCATCGCCGCGCCTGGCAAGTTCAGTCTCACGCTGCACACCAACTTCACCCCCGATGGCGCCAAAGCTCCGGCCTTTCCCGGCGCCATCGTCTCCAACCATTCGTTCGACGGCGGCTTCGAGTGGGCTTACGGTGCCAGGCCCTGGCTCGAGCTCGGCGTCTACATGCCGCTCTACAGCGTCACTGACAAGTACGGTCCCACTGTGAACGGCGGCAAACTGCGTGTGCTCTTTGTTTCACCCAACGCCGACGATCGCCCCTTCTTCTACGGCGCCAACTTCGAGTTCAGCTACAACTCCGCCAGATGGGATTCGCACCGCTACAGCTCCGAGATCCGTCCCATTATCGGCTGGCATGTCCGTCCGTGGGACTTCATTTTCAACCCGATTCTCGACAATTCCTGGGCTGGCGGAGTCCCAGCGCTCGAATTCAACCCCGCGGCGCGCGTTGCGTACCACGTCAACTCGCAGTGGGCCGTGGCTGCAGAGCACTACTCCGGGTTCGGCACGCTCCACGAGCTGCTTCCCCATGGGCAGCAAGTCCAGCAGATCTGGGCGGCGTTCGATCACTACTCCACGATGAACATCGAAGGCGGCATCGGCTTTGGCCTCACCCCCGCCTCGGACAAGGTCACGCTCAAGTTGATGTTTTCACGGGACCTGAATTAGCGAGTGTGAGAGCCGGGAGTCGCCCGGAACTACTTCATCCCCATCACGTGCTCGACGAACTGATCGAGCGCGATCTCGGTGCCCTCGTAAAAGCCTGACGTCTTGTTCTTCTCGAGGTCTGCTTCATCCCGGTGCAGCGCAGTGAACACGTAGCGCGTGCCGGTGCCCACGGGTTCCATCGTCATGATGGCGGTGATCGGAATGTCGTCAAATACAGCCGGACGATAGTCAGGGAACAACATTGAGGTCCAGACAAGGCGTTCCATCGGAACGACTTCCAGGACACACCCGACGTTGGGAACCTCCGGGCCGTCCGTCACCGCGATGTCGATGCTGATGATGCCGCCCGGCCGCAGGTCCAATTGGGCGCGCGACACACGGCCCCAGACCTTCGGCATGTACCACTCCTTCAGATGCTCCGGTTTCGTCAACGCTTCCCAGACGAGCCGCGTCGGCGCGTCGATGAAGCGTTCGATAGCGAAATCGAGTTTCGGATCGATCGTGACTTGCTTGCTCATGAGTCTGACTCCTTCTGCTTGAGTTGTTTGACGTAGTTGTCGAACCGATCCAATCGGGCTTCCCACATCTGACGCCGCTCGGTCAGCCAGTGCTCAGCGACTTTGAACCGTTCGGGTGCGATCTCGTAAGTCCGCACGCGCCCTCGCTTTTTCGACTTTACCAGTCGGCTCCGTTCCAGCACCGATAGGTGCTGCACGAACGACGGGAGTTGCATGTCGAACGGTGCCGCGAGTTCACTCACGGTGGCCGGACCGACAGACAGTCGCTCCAGGACTCTCCGCCGAGTCGGGTTTGCCAGGGCATGAAAAACTTCGTCAGCGACTGCGGATTGAACCATTTGCGACACCATCCAGATGCTCGAGTTATCCGATCTGAACGAGAGATCTACACCCGTTGAATACTTCTGTCAATACCTAAGTATTTATTGCCTTGAGAGTTCCTGCCCGTCACCCGGACCGGATAGTTCCCAGCCCCCACGGCTTGACTCGGACGTTCGGCGTCAATGATGCACGGGAAGTGTAGGTCGAAGACTGTCGTTCAACGTCGAGGAGAAACATCGTGAAAGGCTTCATAGAGGACATCGAGAGCATTGCGGTGAAGAACCAGGACTTCCGCCAGGTGCTGTACACGGCGAAGAATTGCCAGCTCGTCGTCATGGCGTTGAAACCCGGCGAAGAGATCGGGGCAGAAGTGCACAAGCTGGATCAGTTCTTTCGCGTGGAAGAAGGGACCGGTGCGGCGATTCTCGACGGCGCGCGGACGGCGATCCAGGCCGGTTTTGCGGTAATCGTTCCGGCCGGCACGAATCACAATATCATCAACACCGGCAGTTCCCCGCTCAAGCTGTACACGATCTACGCGCCCCCCAATCACCGGGACGGTGTTATCCACCATACGCGCGCAGACGCAGAGGCCGACAAGGAAAAATTCGACGGCAAGACGACGGAATAGCTTTCCGGGGTCCCGGCGCATTCCTGCAACGTCACGAAGGTAGCGATCGGCGAACGCACCGTCGGCGAAGTGCGTATGCCTATTGGATCTGTCGGTGATCGGGACGGTCGGTCGCGGTCGCCAAGGCATGGGGCTATCTTTACGTCTTCTTTCACCCTTCCCCGCCACGGCGGCAGCAGCAGACCTGTGAATCTCTCTCGCCTCTCCGCTACCGCCCTCGTTGCACTTGGGCTGATACTTGTCCACCAGCCGGCCACCGCACATGCGCAAGGCTCGATGGCGGGAATGAACATGGGCGACCATGGTCACATCACGATCCCCAAGGGCGTGCTCTACACGGTGCCTGACGTCGAGTTCATGCAAGGGATGATCGCCCATCACGGGCAGGCCATCTACATGTCGCGCCTGGCCGCAGCGCACAAGGCCGATCCCCGCGTGCTCAAGCTCGCAGACAAGATCGATCAATCCCAGGTCGCCGAGATCCGGATCATGCAGGACTGGCTGATTCGAAACAAACAGTTTGCACCCGATTCGGGGGCATGGCGCACGGTGACCATGCCGGGCATGCTGACGGCGGCCCAGCTCAAGGAACTCGACGCCGCCACCGGTACCGCTTTCGACCGTGCATACCTCACGTACATGACCCAGCACCACGAGGGAGCGCTGAAGATGGTGGATGATCTCTTTGCCACCCCTGGAGCCGGTCAGGACGTGGACGTGAACGTGTTCGCGAACGATG is from Gemmatimonadota bacterium and encodes:
- a CDS encoding DUF305 domain-containing protein, with product MAGMNMGDHGHITIPKGVLYTVPDVEFMQGMIAHHGQAIYMSRLAAAHKADPRVLKLADKIDQSQVAEIRIMQDWLIRNKQFAPDSGAWRTVTMPGMLTAAQLKELDAATGTAFDRAYLTYMTQHHEGALKMVDDLFATPGAGQDVDVNVFANDVVAVQTAEINAMRQMLSKLPEN
- a CDS encoding cupin domain-containing protein; its protein translation is MKGFIEDIESIAVKNQDFRQVLYTAKNCQLVVMALKPGEEIGAEVHKLDQFFRVEEGTGAAILDGARTAIQAGFAVIVPAGTNHNIINTGSSPLKLYTIYAPPNHRDGVIHHTRADAEADKEKFDGKTTE
- a CDS encoding YciI family protein is translated as MRYALLIHYPQPAVSTLTADQIKEGMAAFQAYAKALDDAGVLLSAEVLQTIATATSVSMKQGKLQVQDGPFADTKEAFAGIFMLDVPDLDAALAWAEKCPAAQWGTVEIRPSGVRFVDGAWTSAR
- a CDS encoding FxLYD domain-containing protein is translated as MTISLRSAIPALLCAAAYAGLAGAQGTPAPAAPACDPGASQAVAKATLFLQQAAASVNAKQDATKPLKLAITALTTPTKDAKDAADSVGRAYYLGQAYILMLQQAGVPASGPRSTYGIATQPTANIDLLSAADSAFTTVEKAQPGCKSEIEQWREQKPWLESVNAAIAAVNAEHYDSAEVYAKRALTIDRKAPYAYTVLASVASSKKDYATATAMMRKAIEAASADTIYNDAKQNAMYDLANTLSTQYDGATGADKATIGKQAIEAWEAYIPVGTMDARVGHAQALASQIALAIKDTTEYAKIYAPVAANPARFGDQALLNAGVIATQAEKPDDAIKLFATVVERNPYQRDALKNLAASYVGAKQPEKVAPVVDKLVALDPNSASNWLLYAYGYSGMLKETKDPKLTKAYTDSLVKYNTKSEKMTPNVEIQQFAVDSAAKSATLSGTIENRGAAAKSYTMTVEFLDRSGTVVGTQSVTVGPVAPKASAPFKATAQAAGVAGYRYKPIV
- a CDS encoding SRPBCC family protein, translated to MSKQVTIDPKLDFAIERFIDAPTRLVWEALTKPEHLKEWYMPKVWGRVSRAQLDLRPGGIISIDIAVTDGPEVPNVGCVLEVVPMERLVWTSMLFPDYRPAVFDDIPITAIMTMEPVGTGTRYVFTALHRDEADLEKNKTSGFYEGTEIALDQFVEHVMGMK
- a CDS encoding serine/threonine-protein kinase codes for the protein MPDPTYTREQEFEDVQRALAGQYSLHRELGRGGMGVVYLAREVELDRFVAIKVLPAALALRADMRERFMREARASARLSHPNIVPIFRVGEQNGVAFFSMAYVDGESLGERLRSRGVLPPREVTRILRDAAWALAYAHAQGVVHRDVKPDNILIERDSERVFVTDFGIAAVEDAATAITGAHEVVGTAQYMSPEQASSGAIDGRADLYSLGIIGFLATTGRLPFDGRTAAVVIAKQVSEPAPSMARETGVPAQLAAVIDRVLRKDPAERFANGEAMAEALSESTIPTRRLPPALRLWVDNRDPMRVPYSAWSFAFGFGAVVTIVRGHSGWLPLIGMAALPLIPHLIFRARQTRRVLSAGHGVEDMQFALAEVNDRRREEMSIELHEGQTPALKFLRAITTAVVVADVGLVIGAQSVSNAFLKAFYQNHTIAMRAGFAAAVLLPLILIPMSMALGVPLLGRRFKNFNSGTLRERLWNSRVGIAIAKWLRPKNTRPAAAFVSQPTEVALGSAAGNLFTALPQTVRDQFPELPSVVSGLEAHAAKCRVRIQELDRLYNEAINDTAISRLRGADPLSEDTSISAQRKQTVDELDAARGIARADLAHTVAALESIRLDLLKMHAGGDASRQIATSIEAARELKHGLELALSAKHEVSSILRPSAAE
- a CDS encoding metalloregulator ArsR/SmtB family transcription factor, which codes for MVQSAVADEVFHALANPTRRRVLERLSVGPATVSELAAPFDMQLPSFVQHLSVLERSRLVKSKKRGRVRTYEIAPERFKVAEHWLTERRQMWEARLDRFDNYVKQLKQKESDS
- a CDS encoding DNA-3-methyladenine glycosylase, whose protein sequence is MSHKRAITHLRKADPKLAAVIDAIGPCTFAPAEHMAHFTAITRSIVFQQLSGKAASTIYNRFAALFDDETPVPHKLIDLSDEQMRAVGLSRQKIGYLRDLATRVHTGDVPIDKLDELSDDDIITALTSIKGIGRWTAQMFLMFRLGRPDVLPDLDLGIQKGIQRAYQMRKLPTPKRVLEVGAKWAPHRTIASWYLWRSLDATAENRQGT
- a CDS encoding DUF6596 domain-containing protein, which codes for MTHDAAARAEELARAAYGRLLAVLAAKDGDIESAEDCLAEAFAQALSSWPETGVPRNPEAWLLTVARNRRHDLRRSAAHRLSDSLDDVARGGALPVVEELDPDAIPDRRLALLFVCAHPAIDPAVRTPLMLQAVLGFDADQIARAFAIPAAAMAQRLVRAKRRIRDARIPFVVPERGHMPERLAPVLEAVYGTYAIDFPLVAGTELRDSLAAESHYLATTLAELLPEEPEALGLAALISLSLAREPARGTVGEFIPLDEQDSSLWDAELIALGERLLHRARSLGGMGRFQIEAAIQSVHCARATSGVTDWHALLTLHTALVVIAPTLGARVAHAAAVGRVEGSQAGLEALDTITDDAVQRLQPAWATRAHLLAEAGRAEAAAVAFERALSLTTDNGARRYLERRRAQPSGASR